The DNA sequence CCGCTCCCGGCGATGATCCGCGCGCAGGCCGCGCTGGAGACCCGGATGCTGCTGCGCAACGGCGAGCAGCTGCTGCTGACCGTCGTCATCCCGTCGCTGCTGCTGGTGCTCTTCAGCACCGTCGACATCGTCGACACGGGCGCGGACGGCAGCGCGGTGGACTTCCTGGCGCCCGGTGTGCTGGCGCTGGCCGTGCTGTCCACGGCGTTCACCGGACAGGCCATCGCCACCGGCTTCGAGCGGCGCTACGGCGTGCTGAAGCGGCTCGCCGTCTCGCCCCTGCCGCGGTGGGGCCTGATGACCGCCAAGACCTGCGCGGTGCTGGTCACCGAGGTGCTGCAGATCGTGCTGCTGACCGCGATCGCGCTGGCCCTCGGCTGGTCGCCGCACGGCGACCCGCTCTCCGTGGCGCTGCTGCTGATCCTCGGCACGGCGGCGTTCTCCGGCCTCGGGCTGCTGATGGCGGGCACCCTGAAGGCCGAGGCGACCCTGGCCGCCGCCAATCTGGTCTTCCTGCTGCTGCTGGTGGGCGGCGGGGTGATCGTGTCGCTGGACAAGTTCCCCGGCGCCGTGCGGGGCGTACTGGAGCTGCTGCCGATCTCGGCGCTCTCGGGCGGGCTGCGGGACGTGCTCCAGGACGGGGGCGGGATGCCGTGGCGGGATCTGGCGATCCTGGCGGTGTGGGCGGTGCTGGGGCTGGGCGCGGCCGCGCGCCTCTTCCGCTGGGAGTGACCCCGGACTCCCTCTGGTCTGCGCTGTGACCTGGGGCTTTACCGAAAGACAACCCCTCGTGAAAAGCTGCACAAGCGGCGGCCTACGATGGGCCCGTGCCGAATTCGCTGAATCCGCTGGAGCTGATCGCCCGGCGCTGGCAGCCCTCCGCGCGCTTCGTGGAGCGGGCCGCGCTGGCCACCGTGGTGATGGCCGTGGTCATCGTCGTGACCGGAGGCGCGGTCCGGCTCACCGAGTCCGGGCTGGGCTGTGACACCTGGCCCAAATGCACCTCCGGCAGCCTGACGCCGACCTCCGACATGGGCATCCACGGCGCCATCGAGTTCACCAACCGCATGCTGACGTACGTCCTGTGCGTCTTCGTCGGCGTGCTGATCATCGCCGCGCGGGCCCGCACCCCGGTGCGCCGCTCCCTCACCCGGCTCGGCTGGACACAGTTCTGGATCGTGATGGGCAACGCCGTCGTCGGCGGCATCGTGGTCCTCACCGGGCTCAACCCGTACATCGTCAGCTCGCACTTCCTGCTGTCCTCCGCGCTGCTCACGGTCGCGATGGTGGTCTGGCAGCGGGCCCGCGAGGGAGACGCCGAGCCACGCGATCTGGTCGCCCGCCCGGTGCGCCAGCTGACCTGGCTGCTGGTCGGCGCGACCCTCGCGCTGATCCTGATCGGCACCGTGGTCACCGGGGCCGGACCGCACGCGGGCGACGCCCGGGAGGTGCACCGGATCCCGCTGAACTGGCAGGAGATCACCCAGCTGCACGTGGACTTCGTCTACATCGTGCTGGGCCTCACCGTCGCCCTGTGGTTCACGCTGCGGGCCGTGAAGGCCCCCGCCGCCCAGCGCCGGACGGTCCTGGAGCTCCTCGTCGTGCTGCTCCTCCAGGGCGTGGTCGGGTACGTGCAGTACTTCACCCATCTGCCCGAGGTGATCGTCGGCCTCCATATGTTCGGCTCCTGCCTGGTGTGGATCGCGGCCCTGCGGGTGCTGCTCGGCCAGCGCGAGCGCGCCGCGCTCCCGGCGTCCCCGCCCAGCCCCACGGGCGGCCACGAGGCCGTTCAGCCCGAGCCGGCCGCGTCCAGCCGGTAGACCCGGCGCGCGGTCCCGGCCGCGACCAGCCCGGCGATCCGCTGGGCCTCGGCCCGGGTGCAGATCCCCTCGCCGACCCACTCCTCCGCCAGCCGGGCCATGGCCTGGCCGAACAGCCGGGACGCGGTCACATACAGCTCGGGCAGCGCCCGCGCGCCGGTCGAGAAGAGCAGCTTGCCGAAGGGCGCCTCGCCCAGGGTCTCCGCGGGCCGGAGCCCGGCGTCCGCGTAGACGTGCGGGAAGGCCGCGGCCAGCTGGGCCGCCCGCCGGTGGTGCGGCCGGCCGGGCAGCAGCACCAGATCGGTGCCGAAGCCCGCCGTGGCGCGCAGGAAGCCGGTGAGCGGCTGCGGATCGGCGCAGTGCAGCTGCACCGGAAGGCCGGTCGCGACGGCGCTCCACAGCAGGTGCTGGGCGAGCGCGGGGTCGGGGGCGCGGTCCCGGGCCGGGCGTACGGTGAGCGCGAGCCAGCGGGCGGCGGCGCGCCGCACCTCGCGCGGATCGGGCGGGATCTCGTCGCAGAAGGTGATCCCCATGGCGAAGGCGGTCGCGTGCTGGGCCGCCGCGTACAGCGCCTCGGCGGTGTTGCCGATGAAGGCGTCCACCGTGCCGGAGGTGTCGGCGACCTGCTCGGCCAGCGGCTCCAGGCGGATCACCTCATGGACCGTGCCGTCGGCGGCCGCGGCCAGCTCCTCGGCGGTGCTGAGGTCGTCCCGGGCACCGGACTCCAGCAGGAAGGTGCCGATGCCGGCGCCGCGCAGCAGCAGCCGCGCGGCGTGGTAGGCGCCCAGCTCACGGCGGCGGGCGAGATAGCTGACGGGCGCGCAGTGCGGCTCCATCCCCAGCAGCGGCGGGCACCAGCGGCGCACGGCCAGGCCGGTCCAGCTGTCGAAGAAGGTGGTGCCGACCGGGGCCGCGCCCGACCCGGCGGCGGCCGCCAGATGGGTCTCGAACGAGCCCAGCCCCAGCTCGCCGTGGACCGTGCCGTGGCTGTGCTGGTCGACCAGCGGCGGCAGGGCGATCCGTCCCGCCACCGGGCCCGGCCCGTCCCGGGGGACCGGGCCGGCCGGGGCGCCCAGGGTGTCCGGGGAGTCCGGGAAGTCCGTCGCCTCGTGCATCGCCATCGATGGGCTTAACGGGCGAAAGGGGTGCGAGGTGTCGCCGGACCCGTTCTCAGGCGTGTCGCGAGGCCGATGCCGGAGGGTTGGGCGTTCCGCCCAGCTGGATGCCCGCCATGCGCGTCCACTCGTACGGACCGGTGCGGACCTTCGCGGCGAGGTCGCCGCCGAAGTCGTCGTGCAGGGTCAGCCCGGCGATCTCGGCGGCGCGCCGCGCGCTCTCCTGGGAAGGGGCGACGAGGACGCCCCATTCACCGTCGGTGCCGACCAGGGCGATCCGGACGCTGCCGCGGCCGATATGGGCGATCTGGCCCTCGGCGCCGCCGCCGTGGCTCGTGGCGAAGGCCGTGATCTGCCGGGCGAGCCGCTCCGCCCGCTTCTCGTCCTTGGAGGGCTTCGAGGGCT is a window from the Streptomyces luomodiensis genome containing:
- a CDS encoding amidohydrolase, which translates into the protein MHEATDFPDSPDTLGAPAGPVPRDGPGPVAGRIALPPLVDQHSHGTVHGELGLGSFETHLAAAAGSGAAPVGTTFFDSWTGLAVRRWCPPLLGMEPHCAPVSYLARRRELGAYHAARLLLRGAGIGTFLLESGARDDLSTAEELAAAADGTVHEVIRLEPLAEQVADTSGTVDAFIGNTAEALYAAAQHATAFAMGITFCDEIPPDPREVRRAAARWLALTVRPARDRAPDPALAQHLLWSAVATGLPVQLHCADPQPLTGFLRATAGFGTDLVLLPGRPHHRRAAQLAAAFPHVYADAGLRPAETLGEAPFGKLLFSTGARALPELYVTASRLFGQAMARLAEEWVGEGICTRAEAQRIAGLVAAGTARRVYRLDAAGSG
- a CDS encoding COX15/CtaA family protein is translated as MPNSLNPLELIARRWQPSARFVERAALATVVMAVVIVVTGGAVRLTESGLGCDTWPKCTSGSLTPTSDMGIHGAIEFTNRMLTYVLCVFVGVLIIAARARTPVRRSLTRLGWTQFWIVMGNAVVGGIVVLTGLNPYIVSSHFLLSSALLTVAMVVWQRAREGDAEPRDLVARPVRQLTWLLVGATLALILIGTVVTGAGPHAGDAREVHRIPLNWQEITQLHVDFVYIVLGLTVALWFTLRAVKAPAAQRRTVLELLVVLLLQGVVGYVQYFTHLPEVIVGLHMFGSCLVWIAALRVLLGQRERAALPASPPSPTGGHEAVQPEPAASSR
- a CDS encoding ABC transporter permease; protein product: MTATGTFLPRPGAAPLPAMIRAQAALETRMLLRNGEQLLLTVVIPSLLLVLFSTVDIVDTGADGSAVDFLAPGVLALAVLSTAFTGQAIATGFERRYGVLKRLAVSPLPRWGLMTAKTCAVLVTEVLQIVLLTAIALALGWSPHGDPLSVALLLILGTAAFSGLGLLMAGTLKAEATLAAANLVFLLLLVGGGVIVSLDKFPGAVRGVLELLPISALSGGLRDVLQDGGGMPWRDLAILAVWAVLGLGAAARLFRWE